From Streptomyces sp. NBC_01754, a single genomic window includes:
- a CDS encoding AMP-binding protein, with the protein MGALFDEAAARNHTTAVHLDRPFDLAPEGGTHWTVPGLARLVATTAARLAGAGAGRGDRVAVVKENHWDYDLLACAAVRAGAVPAQLSGALDPPVLAALLARLRPAVLVTSAAVLERGRAAGIDLAALARTCLTVGAAAPGAVPLATVEPGTPVHHRRHDDEPLVVNHTSGTTGVPKLVVHSTRTIIRKLARFEAVPYPGIGVRRDDTLLHAGSYAHGRTFCWTAVAFSRAPKAVVMLSRTDPDRADPLLRAHRPTIVEALPSVYVRLQGLTRRLDNPFGRVRLYISTYDAVHPPTLRAYLHASARPRPVWMQGWGQTETGPLTFRFHTRTAAGDGRTASTARDLGRPIPLKTRLRVVDPRTRLPVPRGRAGLLQARTAALALGYVGEEDRWADKHHDGWWNTGDLGVLRRDGSVRLLDREVDSPGRLSCLETEDLLEEGLPEALECVVLGRPDGKDPLPVVVTPDGELDPVRWRTAAAGLPLAGPAVLTWDEVPRTGTGKVRRSALLEQLTGDAGTCGTGRWT; encoded by the coding sequence ATGGGGGCGCTCTTCGACGAGGCCGCGGCCCGGAACCACACCACCGCCGTCCACCTCGACCGGCCCTTCGACCTCGCACCCGAGGGCGGCACCCACTGGACCGTCCCCGGGCTGGCCCGGCTGGTGGCCACCACCGCCGCCCGGCTCGCGGGGGCGGGGGCGGGCCGCGGCGACCGCGTCGCCGTCGTCAAGGAGAACCACTGGGACTACGACCTCCTCGCCTGCGCCGCCGTCCGCGCCGGGGCCGTACCCGCCCAGCTCTCCGGGGCGCTCGACCCCCCGGTCCTCGCCGCCCTCCTCGCCCGGCTCCGGCCCGCGGTGCTCGTCACCTCCGCCGCCGTGCTGGAACGCGGCCGGGCCGCCGGCATCGACCTGGCCGCCCTCGCCCGGACCTGCCTCACCGTCGGTGCGGCCGCCCCCGGCGCCGTACCGCTCGCCACCGTCGAGCCCGGCACCCCGGTGCACCACCGGCGCCACGACGACGAGCCCCTCGTCGTCAACCACACCTCCGGCACCACCGGCGTACCCAAACTCGTCGTGCACTCCACCCGCACGATCATCCGCAAACTGGCCCGCTTCGAGGCGGTCCCGTACCCCGGTATCGGCGTCCGCCGCGACGACACCCTGCTGCACGCCGGTTCCTACGCCCACGGGCGCACCTTCTGCTGGACGGCGGTGGCCTTCTCGCGCGCGCCGAAGGCCGTGGTCATGCTCTCCCGCACCGACCCCGACCGGGCGGACCCGCTGCTGCGTGCCCACCGGCCCACCATCGTCGAGGCCCTGCCGAGCGTCTACGTCCGCCTCCAGGGCCTCACCCGCCGGCTCGACAACCCCTTCGGCCGGGTCCGCCTCTACATCAGCACGTACGACGCCGTGCACCCGCCCACGCTGCGCGCCTATCTGCACGCCAGCGCGCGTCCGCGTCCGGTGTGGATGCAGGGCTGGGGCCAGACCGAGACCGGCCCCCTCACCTTCCGCTTCCACACGCGTACGGCCGCCGGTGACGGCCGTACCGCCTCCACCGCCCGTGACCTGGGACGGCCCATCCCGCTCAAGACCCGGCTGCGGGTGGTCGATCCCCGTACCCGGCTGCCGGTGCCGCGCGGCCGGGCCGGTCTGCTCCAGGCCAGGACCGCCGCCCTCGCGCTCGGTTACGTCGGCGAGGAGGACCGCTGGGCCGACAAGCACCACGACGGGTGGTGGAACACCGGTGACCTCGGGGTGCTGCGCCGCGACGGCAGCGTCCGCCTGCTGGACCGCGAGGTCGACAGTCCCGGCCGGCTCAGCTGCCTGGAGACCGAGGACCTGCTGGAGGAAGGGCTCCCCGAGGCCCTGGAGTGCGTGGTGCTCGGCCGCCCGGACGGCAAGGACCCGCTCCCCGTCGTCGTCACCCCCGACGGGGAGCTCGACCCGGTGCGCTGGCGCACCGCCGCCGCGGGCCTCCCGCTGGCCGGGCCGGCCGTGCTCACCTGGGACGAGGTGCCGCGCACGGGTACCGGCAAGGTGCGCCGCTCCGCCCTGCTGGAGCAGCTCACCGGGGACGCCGGCACCTGCGGCACCGGCCGCTGGACCTGA
- a CDS encoding protoporphyrinogen/coproporphyrinogen oxidase, with protein sequence MSHDLDVAVVGAGPAGLTAAHELRRAGLAVRVFESHTEVGGRMRSFRHDGWTVDQGAEQVPSRGYRATWELLGRLGVPRTDVPRIGGGVAVWRGGRARPGVAGPGSLFAGGGLGPGARLDLARLLGPIARHPGSYDGDRPEDTPAGAATVRALAGRYHPDLHDYLLQPLAGCCFGWDTARSTAAPMLSLLAEVGPPSGWRTYHDGMDLLARRLAGTVDVETGRTVHEVVETRGGTLVRLDDGEVTARAAVLAVPAPVAVALRPQAPPEERAFLDACTFSAALKVSCLLERPLAPTAGGRPLYLLLTPAVEEDVLSAVIADHVKHPGRAPHGKGLLTLMAAPRTVPGLLDGPPEETARRLLAAAERYVPGLAAATARTFVHAFPHALPEATPRALHLRGRFAARSTRAVEYAGDWVMLRPASEGAVRSGGLAASRVLSRLGARLPRPARTPAVAR encoded by the coding sequence ATGAGCCACGACCTCGACGTCGCCGTCGTCGGCGCCGGGCCGGCCGGTCTCACCGCCGCCCACGAACTGCGCCGCGCCGGGCTGGCCGTACGCGTCTTCGAAAGCCACACCGAGGTGGGCGGCCGGATGCGTTCCTTCCGCCACGACGGCTGGACCGTCGACCAGGGCGCCGAGCAGGTCCCCTCCCGGGGCTACCGCGCCACCTGGGAACTCCTCGGCCGCCTCGGCGTCCCGCGCACCGACGTGCCCCGGATCGGCGGCGGCGTCGCCGTGTGGCGCGGAGGCCGGGCCCGCCCGGGGGTCGCCGGGCCGGGCTCCCTGTTCGCGGGCGGCGGGCTCGGTCCCGGCGCCCGTCTCGACCTGGCCCGGCTGCTGGGGCCGATCGCCCGGCACCCGGGCTCCTACGACGGCGACCGGCCCGAGGACACCCCGGCCGGCGCCGCCACCGTCCGTGCCCTCGCCGGGCGTTACCACCCGGACCTGCACGACTACCTGCTCCAGCCGCTCGCGGGCTGCTGCTTCGGCTGGGACACCGCCCGCTCCACCGCCGCCCCGATGCTGAGCCTGCTCGCCGAGGTCGGTCCGCCGTCCGGCTGGCGCACCTACCACGACGGTATGGACCTGCTGGCCCGGCGGCTCGCCGGGACGGTGGACGTCGAGACCGGCCGCACCGTGCACGAGGTCGTCGAGACGCGGGGCGGCACGCTGGTGCGCCTCGACGACGGGGAGGTCACCGCGCGGGCCGCCGTCCTGGCCGTACCGGCCCCCGTCGCCGTGGCCCTGCGGCCCCAGGCGCCCCCCGAGGAACGCGCGTTCCTGGATGCCTGCACCTTCAGCGCCGCGCTCAAGGTCAGCTGCCTGCTGGAGCGGCCCCTGGCCCCCACCGCCGGCGGCCGGCCCCTCTATCTGCTGCTGACCCCCGCCGTCGAGGAGGACGTCCTGTCCGCCGTCATCGCCGATCACGTCAAACACCCCGGCCGTGCCCCGCACGGCAAGGGGCTGCTGACCCTCATGGCCGCCCCCCGCACCGTGCCCGGACTCCTGGACGGCCCGCCCGAGGAGACGGCCCGCCGGCTGCTCGCCGCCGCCGAGCGCTACGTGCCGGGGCTCGCCGCCGCCACCGCGCGTACCTTCGTGCACGCCTTCCCCCACGCCCTGCCCGAGGCCACCCCCCGCGCCCTGCACCTGCGCGGGCGGTTCGCCGCGCGGTCCACCCGCGCCGTCGAGTACGCGGGCGACTGGGTCATGCTGCGCCCCGCGTCCGAGGGCGCCGTACGCTCCGGTGGCCTCGCCGCCTCCCGCGTCCTCAGCCGGCTCGGTGCCCGGCTCCCTCGTCCCGCCAGGACGCCGGCGGTGGCCCGGTGA
- a CDS encoding UbiA family prenyltransferase: MTQSVVAEAGTAPATPRPEGKSQSYRRLGKLDVFDYYLSAPVVLAAILLPLSGLSGRGVGTLALLLLGQVLVIMAMVALDDVTGYRDGSDLANYGPDHPLRNKLRKPLVAGTLTEREALRFAWICAVAGAAVWALTVAVAPHRPLWAVVLLALLYVVSLQYSYGLKISYHGFQEAFLVALGLVLVLAPYGLLTGQYTGFLLVQGLLFGFGPLMFGVYSNTNDVEGDRAVGRPTVAALVSPRGNAVFVGALSAAEYLISVMASVTGLAPWWFALVMLPAGCLRLRQYVTGFRAGNVMVARRTGFLVHRLSVVLLVVANLLVGAGAS, encoded by the coding sequence ATGACACAGAGCGTCGTGGCCGAAGCGGGGACCGCCCCCGCCACGCCCCGCCCCGAGGGCAAGTCGCAGAGCTACCGGAGACTGGGCAAACTCGACGTCTTCGACTACTACCTGAGCGCCCCGGTCGTCCTGGCCGCGATCCTACTGCCGCTCTCCGGACTCTCCGGGCGCGGCGTCGGCACGCTCGCCCTCCTCCTCCTCGGACAGGTCCTCGTCATCATGGCGATGGTCGCCCTGGACGACGTGACCGGATACCGCGACGGCAGCGACCTCGCCAACTACGGCCCGGACCACCCCCTGCGCAACAAACTGCGCAAACCACTCGTCGCCGGGACCCTCACCGAACGCGAGGCGCTCCGCTTCGCCTGGATCTGCGCCGTGGCCGGCGCGGCCGTCTGGGCGCTCACCGTCGCCGTCGCCCCGCACCGGCCGCTCTGGGCGGTCGTGCTGCTGGCCCTGCTCTACGTGGTCTCCCTCCAGTACTCCTACGGACTGAAGATCAGTTACCACGGCTTCCAGGAGGCGTTCCTCGTCGCCCTGGGGCTCGTCCTGGTGCTCGCCCCCTACGGGCTGCTGACCGGGCAGTACACCGGCTTCCTCCTGGTGCAGGGGCTCCTCTTCGGCTTCGGGCCGCTGATGTTCGGGGTGTACTCCAACACCAACGACGTCGAGGGCGACCGTGCCGTCGGGCGCCCCACCGTCGCCGCCCTGGTCTCCCCGCGCGGCAACGCCGTCTTCGTCGGGGCCCTGTCGGCGGCCGAGTACCTGATCAGCGTCATGGCCTCCGTCACCGGCCTCGCCCCCTGGTGGTTCGCCCTCGTCATGCTCCCGGCCGGGTGCCTGAGACTGCGGCAGTACGTCACCGGCTTCCGGGCCGGGAACGTCATGGTCGCCCGGCGCACCGGTTTCCTGGTGCACCGGCTGAGCGTCGTCCTGCTCGTCGTGGCGAACCTCCTCGTCGGGGCGGGGGCCTCATGA
- a CDS encoding DegT/DnrJ/EryC1/StrS family aminotransferase: MTGPTPDGGVAATTTPAGHPTVPVSGPVTTAVAATAPAGTATPPGLTAPAGGPGPGSGHPRAAPVPFFPPHLFEADRRALLDLVRDVALDPSQRFILGHRTQEFERVLRESLGATDVVLCGSGTSALELVLTAMDVGPGDEVVVPAFGCAPLAASVVNVGAVPVFADIDPHTMVADPDDVERRVTSRTKALMPAHMFSVMADMPRFTALARRHGLRLLEDSAVAQGAVLGTTPAGLWGDAGVYSFVQVKSCGMPGEGGAVVTHDAGLARRVRMLRNHGQDGQRRFVHQVIGRNSRFDEVQAAFQLHRFDGFPARLERRARIAAHYTERFAPLAEHGIVPPPSGRDGRCHYVYCLLAEERDALRAHLRRAGVETHVYYPLPLPAQPAFARYARPGETWPRAAAAAARILALPVHHLLTDAEVEHVTESVLSFAH; encoded by the coding sequence GTGACCGGACCGACCCCCGACGGCGGGGTGGCGGCGACCACCACACCGGCCGGACACCCCACCGTGCCCGTATCAGGGCCCGTCACCACGGCGGTGGCAGCCACCGCGCCGGCGGGGACCGCCACGCCCCCGGGGCTCACCGCTCCGGCGGGAGGCCCTGGCCCGGGGTCCGGGCACCCCCGCGCCGCGCCCGTCCCCTTCTTCCCGCCCCACCTCTTCGAGGCCGACCGCAGGGCCCTGCTGGACCTCGTCCGCGACGTGGCCCTCGACCCCTCGCAGCGCTTCATCCTCGGCCACCGCACGCAGGAGTTCGAGCGGGTGCTGCGCGAGTCCCTGGGCGCCACCGACGTCGTACTCTGCGGCAGCGGCACCTCGGCGCTCGAACTCGTGCTCACCGCCATGGACGTGGGCCCCGGCGACGAGGTGGTGGTGCCCGCCTTCGGCTGCGCCCCGCTCGCCGCCTCCGTCGTCAACGTCGGGGCCGTACCGGTCTTCGCCGACATCGACCCGCACACCATGGTCGCCGACCCCGACGACGTGGAACGGCGCGTCACGTCGAGGACCAAGGCCCTGATGCCCGCGCACATGTTCTCCGTCATGGCCGACATGCCCCGCTTCACCGCACTCGCCCGACGCCACGGGCTGCGACTCCTCGAGGACTCCGCCGTCGCCCAGGGAGCCGTCCTGGGCACCACACCGGCGGGCCTGTGGGGCGACGCCGGGGTGTACTCCTTCGTCCAGGTGAAGTCCTGCGGAATGCCCGGCGAGGGCGGGGCGGTGGTCACCCACGACGCCGGACTCGCCCGCCGGGTACGGATGCTGCGCAACCACGGGCAGGACGGACAGCGGCGCTTCGTCCACCAGGTGATCGGCCGCAACAGCCGCTTCGACGAGGTGCAGGCCGCCTTCCAGCTGCACCGCTTCGACGGCTTCCCGGCCCGGCTGGAGCGCCGGGCCCGTATCGCCGCCCACTACACCGAGCGCTTCGCGCCGCTCGCGGAACACGGAATCGTTCCGCCTCCCTCCGGACGGGACGGCCGCTGCCACTACGTCTACTGCCTGCTCGCCGAAGAACGCGACGCGCTGCGCGCCCACCTCAGGCGTGCGGGGGTGGAGACCCACGTCTACTACCCTCTGCCGCTGCCCGCGCAACCGGCCTTCGCCCGGTACGCCCGCCCCGGGGAAACCTGGCCACGGGCCGCCGCCGCCGCCGCGCGCATCCTCGCGCTCCCGGTGCACCACCTCCTGACCGACGCCGAGGTGGAGCACGTCACCGAGAGCGTCCTCTCCTTCGCACACTGA
- a CDS encoding DegT/DnrJ/EryC1/StrS family aminotransferase, protein MSSTSGANGLAEIAASAGPEASEAAPPEIPFFSQARGFPHLWPLIEQNIERVFDNGKFSHGAQVSAWERELAAYTGARFAVAVNSGTDALVLLLRACGLRPGDEVLVPAYSFFATASSVVLAGGTPRFVDIDPVTYAMDPEALAASVTPACRFVMPAHLFHGTADMAAIGAVARTHGLTVVEDSAEAVGMFRRGRHAGLSGAGGVLSFFPSKTLGALGDAGAVITDDPALARDVGALRHHGRAGLTLDDFPAIATESTWAGTNSKMDDVQAAVLLARMTTLEDDIARRALLAAHYTERLRHVPGVLRLPGSTARPEDGDRDVFYVYLVEAEHRDGLVAHLDRQGIGTEVYYPVPLPLQPAFAGLGHRPGEFPHAEAAAGRALALPLYPDLTTEEADRVCAAVTGFYAAHTQAETEESGSTK, encoded by the coding sequence ATGAGTTCCACCTCAGGGGCCAATGGCCTGGCGGAGATAGCCGCTTCGGCCGGCCCGGAGGCCTCCGAGGCCGCCCCGCCGGAAATCCCCTTCTTCTCCCAGGCCCGCGGATTCCCTCACCTGTGGCCTCTCATCGAACAGAATATTGAGCGCGTGTTCGACAACGGGAAGTTCTCGCACGGTGCCCAGGTGTCCGCGTGGGAAAGGGAGCTCGCGGCCTATACCGGGGCCCGGTTCGCCGTCGCGGTGAACAGTGGGACGGACGCGCTGGTCCTGCTGTTGCGCGCCTGCGGTCTGCGCCCCGGTGACGAAGTTCTGGTGCCCGCCTACTCCTTCTTCGCCACCGCCTCGTCCGTCGTCCTCGCGGGGGGCACCCCGAGGTTCGTGGACATCGACCCCGTCACGTACGCCATGGACCCGGAGGCCCTGGCCGCCTCGGTCACCCCGGCCTGCCGCTTCGTGATGCCCGCCCACCTGTTCCACGGGACGGCCGACATGGCCGCGATCGGCGCCGTGGCCCGGACCCACGGGCTGACCGTCGTGGAGGACAGCGCCGAGGCCGTCGGGATGTTCCGGCGGGGACGGCACGCGGGGCTGTCCGGCGCCGGAGGGGTGCTGTCCTTCTTCCCGAGCAAGACCCTCGGCGCGCTGGGCGACGCCGGCGCCGTCATCACCGACGACCCCGCACTGGCCCGTGACGTCGGTGCGTTGCGCCATCACGGCCGGGCGGGGCTGACGCTCGACGACTTCCCCGCGATCGCGACCGAGAGCACCTGGGCCGGCACCAACAGCAAGATGGACGATGTGCAGGCGGCCGTGCTCCTGGCACGGATGACGACGCTCGAGGACGACATCGCCCGCCGTGCCCTCCTCGCCGCCCACTACACCGAGCGGCTGCGCCACGTCCCCGGCGTACTGCGGCTGCCGGGCTCCACCGCCCGGCCCGAGGACGGGGACCGCGACGTCTTCTACGTCTACCTGGTCGAGGCCGAGCACCGCGACGGCCTCGTCGCCCACCTCGACCGGCAGGGCATCGGCACCGAGGTCTACTACCCGGTGCCCCTGCCGCTCCAGCCCGCCTTCGCCGGACTCGGCCACCGGCCCGGCGAGTTCCCGCACGCCGAGGCCGCGGCCGGCCGGGCGCTGGCACTGCCGCTGTACCCGGACCTCACCACCGAGGAGGCCGACCGGGTCTGCGCCGCCGTCACCGGCTTCTACGCGGCACACACCCAGGCGGAGACCGAGGAGAGCGGGAGCACGAAGTGA
- a CDS encoding Gfo/Idh/MocA family protein — translation MLQPLVIGLGRSGAGLHLKALRNLASSSDGSIAPVIGCDPCPDATRDLSGVVLTGSPAEALRRVPDPAAVVAHVCTPPHDRLPLLRELADHGVTRMLVEKPLATSHTELDALRDLRAGAGLRITVVTHWLAAELTSRLTELVARRPYGPLRAVAVEQHKPRFTRSLASSAHAGALEVEVPHALALAVHLAGPARVERAHCADLRVGRELRRGLGGAEVALCHADGVRTVIRSDLTAPVRRRSVVLSFRDAEVTAHFPVGEDDDHAQLVLPGEDRRIFRDDAMLALFRAVYRPLPDRSPATDFTVAEEAARLLCEARSLVSPDRVTA, via the coding sequence GTGTTGCAGCCCCTGGTGATAGGACTCGGCCGCTCAGGGGCCGGGCTGCACCTCAAGGCCCTGCGGAACCTGGCGAGTTCGTCCGACGGGTCGATCGCCCCGGTGATCGGCTGCGATCCGTGCCCCGACGCCACCCGCGACCTGTCGGGGGTGGTCCTCACCGGCTCACCGGCCGAGGCCCTGCGCCGGGTGCCCGACCCGGCGGCGGTCGTGGCCCATGTGTGCACACCGCCCCATGACCGGCTGCCGCTGTTACGCGAACTCGCGGACCACGGCGTGACCAGGATGCTGGTCGAGAAACCCCTCGCCACCTCCCACACCGAGCTCGACGCACTGCGCGACCTGCGTGCGGGGGCGGGCCTGCGCATCACCGTCGTCACCCACTGGCTCGCCGCCGAACTGACCTCCCGGCTCACCGAACTGGTGGCACGCCGGCCGTACGGGCCGCTGCGGGCCGTCGCCGTGGAACAGCACAAACCGCGTTTCACCAGATCGCTCGCCTCCTCCGCGCACGCCGGAGCGCTGGAGGTGGAGGTCCCGCACGCGCTCGCCCTCGCGGTCCATCTGGCGGGCCCGGCCCGCGTGGAGCGTGCCCACTGCGCGGACCTGCGCGTCGGCCGGGAACTACGCCGGGGCCTGGGCGGAGCCGAGGTGGCCCTGTGCCACGCCGACGGGGTGCGCACGGTGATCCGTTCGGACCTGACGGCTCCCGTGCGGCGGCGCAGCGTGGTCCTCTCCTTCCGGGACGCCGAGGTGACCGCGCACTTCCCGGTCGGCGAGGACGACGACCACGCCCAGCTGGTGCTGCCCGGCGAGGACCGCCGGATCTTCCGCGACGACGCGATGCTGGCCCTCTTCCGTGCCGTCTACCGGCCCCTGCCGGACCGTTCACCGGCGACGGACTTCACCGTCGCCGAGGAGGCGGCGCGGCTGCTCTGCGAGGCGCGGTCGCTCGTCTCCCCGGACCGGGTGACGGCATGA
- a CDS encoding sugar phosphate isomerase/epimerase family protein, translating into MTTRNQAPPHAPAPHPLAGIGDEAAPSLEGQLAAVQTLGWQALELRSLDGVPLADVPAADIRAAARRLAGAGVRVVALASRIGNWSRPVTGDLAQDLDELRVMEEYAALLDCRRVRVMSYPNAGLPQDEWGRRAVERLGLLTGRAEAAGLTLLHENCAGWAGSDAGRTLRLLSEVDSPALRVLFDTGNGVPHGYRAADLLGPLLPYVAHVHIKDAVRSPDGTTAYVLPGDGEAEVEHCLRTLLAAGYTGPLSLEPHLALRPHEGLLRPGEGAGELFVRAGRRLEGLLAGLTDDTGPGHARGNAPVPRRIP; encoded by the coding sequence ATGACGACACGGAACCAGGCCCCGCCGCACGCCCCCGCCCCGCACCCCCTGGCCGGTATCGGCGACGAGGCCGCCCCGTCCCTGGAGGGCCAACTCGCCGCCGTCCAGACACTCGGCTGGCAGGCCCTCGAACTCCGCTCCCTGGACGGCGTCCCCCTGGCCGACGTCCCCGCCGCCGACATCCGTGCGGCGGCCCGCCGACTGGCCGGTGCCGGGGTCCGGGTGGTCGCCCTCGCCTCCCGTATCGGCAACTGGTCCCGCCCCGTGACCGGCGACCTCGCTCAAGACCTCGACGAACTACGGGTCATGGAGGAGTACGCGGCGCTGCTGGACTGCCGACGCGTCAGGGTCATGTCGTACCCCAACGCCGGTCTGCCGCAGGACGAGTGGGGCAGACGAGCGGTCGAGCGCCTGGGCCTGCTGACGGGCCGGGCCGAGGCCGCGGGACTCACCCTGCTCCACGAGAACTGCGCGGGCTGGGCCGGCTCCGACGCCGGTCGCACGCTGCGCCTGCTGAGCGAGGTGGACAGCCCGGCCCTTCGGGTGCTCTTCGACACCGGCAACGGCGTCCCCCACGGATACCGCGCCGCGGACCTGCTGGGGCCCCTGCTGCCCTACGTCGCGCATGTGCACATCAAGGACGCCGTGCGCAGTCCGGACGGTACGACGGCGTACGTCCTTCCCGGCGACGGGGAGGCGGAGGTGGAGCACTGCCTGCGGACCCTCCTGGCGGCCGGGTACACCGGCCCCCTCTCGCTCGAACCCCACCTGGCGCTGCGCCCGCACGAGGGCCTGCTGCGACCGGGCGAGGGCGCGGGGGAGCTCTTCGTCCGGGCCGGCCGCCGCCTGGAAGGGCTCCTGGCCGGGCTGACCGACGACACCGGGCCCGGCCACGCACGGGGGAACGCCCCGGTGCCCAGGCGGATCCCATGA
- a CDS encoding M20/M25/M40 family metallo-hydrolase: MTTPPHAPPPRPLPPESPPPRRQAAQPPAPYPLPGTPLLGEGDHELLLSLLSLPTAGPLEGGTAPGAVRSAQRLYARAAAEAGMRVVHHAPPGPEWLDRPGVPAVVRRAADADPGFLAAQPSLLLRMGPELPRSRTVMFNVHLDTVAGDEPVRFTGRRFHGRGAVDAKGPAVALLAGIRAAAATRPALGRDVGVLVQAVAGEEGGAMGTYGTRPLLAAGHYGRLNVFCEPTGLRSLPRATASMTARITVEGEDAVDDRPEAGHNASVLLGHLAQHLGHRLDGAVPGTRVCVAGLYTGELHNRVYGRGTLLLNLSYGHEDDGRRLAETLAEALRDGLARFTERFGGKDAFARTAEDAAGLVRLRWDKRDLPALHDSDLWAEALLAGAGAAPAPADDPGFTCDALWASGLPGAFTTVLGPGSLEANHAHARGEFIDLGDLEEFARVVARLLGAFADRPAPPAPSGEAPDPCRKGGTTA, translated from the coding sequence ATGACGACTCCACCGCACGCCCCACCACCGCGACCGCTCCCGCCGGAGTCCCCGCCCCCGCGGCGCCAGGCAGCCCAGCCCCCGGCACCGTACCCCCTGCCCGGCACGCCCCTCCTCGGCGAGGGGGACCACGAACTGCTCCTGAGCCTCCTGTCGTTGCCCACGGCCGGCCCTCTGGAGGGCGGTACCGCACCCGGGGCGGTCCGGTCCGCCCAGCGGCTCTACGCACGCGCCGCGGCCGAGGCCGGGATGCGCGTCGTACACCACGCTCCCCCCGGCCCGGAATGGCTGGACCGGCCCGGGGTACCCGCCGTGGTGCGCCGGGCGGCCGACGCCGACCCCGGGTTCCTCGCCGCCCAACCGAGCCTCCTGCTGCGCATGGGGCCGGAGCTGCCCCGCTCCCGCACCGTGATGTTCAACGTCCACCTCGACACCGTGGCCGGGGACGAGCCCGTGCGGTTCACCGGACGGCGCTTCCACGGGCGGGGGGCCGTCGACGCCAAGGGCCCCGCCGTCGCGCTGCTCGCCGGTATCCGGGCGGCGGCGGCCACCCGTCCCGCACTGGGCCGGGACGTGGGCGTCCTGGTGCAGGCCGTGGCCGGTGAGGAGGGCGGCGCGATGGGCACGTACGGCACCCGCCCCCTGCTCGCCGCCGGCCACTACGGGCGGCTCAACGTGTTCTGCGAACCGACCGGCCTGCGGTCGCTGCCCCGGGCCACCGCCTCGATGACCGCACGGATCACCGTGGAGGGTGAGGACGCCGTCGACGACCGCCCCGAGGCCGGACACAACGCGAGCGTGCTGCTCGGCCACCTCGCCCAGCATCTGGGCCACCGCCTCGACGGCGCCGTCCCCGGTACCCGCGTCTGCGTCGCGGGGCTGTACACGGGCGAACTGCACAACCGTGTCTACGGCCGCGGCACGCTGCTGCTCAACCTCTCCTACGGCCACGAGGACGACGGCCGCCGGCTCGCCGAGACGCTGGCCGAGGCACTCCGGGACGGCCTGGCGCGGTTCACCGAACGCTTCGGCGGGAAGGACGCGTTCGCGCGTACCGCCGAGGACGCGGCCGGTCTCGTCAGGCTCCGCTGGGACAAACGGGACCTGCCCGCGCTGCACGACTCCGACCTCTGGGCCGAGGCCCTGCTCGCCGGGGCGGGGGCGGCGCCCGCTCCCGCCGACGACCCCGGCTTCACCTGTGACGCCCTCTGGGCGAGCGGACTTCCCGGGGCCTTCACCACGGTCCTCGGCCCCGGCTCGCTGGAGGCCAACCACGCCCACGCCCGAGGCGAGTTCATCGACCTCGGCGACCTGGAGGAGTTCGCGCGGGTCGTCGCCCGGCTCCTCGGTGCCTTCGCCGATCGGCCCGCACCCCCTGCCCCCTCCGGGGAAGCCCCGGACCCCTGCCGGAAAGGCGGTACCACCGCGTGA